AGCCGTGCCTGGATGAGTGCGGACATGCCAGGGCTGAAGGGGATGTCGATGTCCGCCTCGGGCAGGCACCAGTATCCGCGGTCTGCGCGCATGATGCGGAAGTCGTGCGCGAGGGAGAACATCGCTCCGGCCGCGAAGGCGTGTCCCTGCAGAGCGGCAACGGTGATCACCGGCAGGGACAGCATGCGCGCGAAGAGCTCCTGGACGCGGACGACGTAGCCGGGGTGCTCGTCCAGGTGGGCCAGCAGCCAGTCCAGGTCCAGGCCGTTGGAGTAGAACTTTCCCGTCGCGGTGGTCACCAGAGCGCGCGGGCCGCTCTCTTGCTCGACCTCGTCCAGTGCGGTGGCGACGGAGGCGAGCCAGTCGGGGTGGAAGCGGTTCTCGCCGTCTCCGAGGTCGAGAACGAAAACGTCGTCGTGACGATCGAGCGTGGGCATCTGGCTCCTTCGAGTGAGGCGGGATCGAGTGAGGCGGGATCGAGTGAGGCGGGATCGGGTGTGAGGGGTGAAGTCCGTCGGGGCGCTCTACCGGTTCCCCAGGCGTGCGGCTCGCAGCGAGGCTCGGGCGC
The window above is part of the Streptomyces sp. NBC_00425 genome. Proteins encoded here:
- a CDS encoding enoyl-CoA hydratase-related protein gives rise to the protein MPTLDRHDDVFVLDLGDGENRFHPDWLASVATALDEVEQESGPRALVTTATGKFYSNGLDLDWLLAHLDEHPGYVVRVQELFARMLSLPVITVAALQGHAFAAGAMFSLAHDFRIMRADRGYWCLPEADIDIPFSPGMSALIQARLGPHTAHRAMLTAHRYGGADAVAAGIVDQAVAENEVRTAAIALARSQASRAGATLGTIKARMYAPALTALRDTTLALR